One genomic region from Chthonomonas calidirosea T49 encodes:
- a CDS encoding ABC transporter ATP-binding protein encodes MNNPLLVVENLRTYFRTPQGLSRAVDGVSFTIDEGEILALVGESGCGKSMTALSILQLVPEPAGYIESGRILFQGEDLLDRTWEQMREIRGKEIAMIFQEPMTSLNGVFTVGDQLIEAMAVHGKRGNLRERAIELLGRVGLPEPERAMRQYPHELSGGMRQRVMIAMALANEPKLLLADEPTTALDVTVQAQILDLLADLQKETGMAVLLITHDLRVVARLAQRVAVMYAGQIVEQAPVKELFQHPRHPYTQGLFACLPSQMRRGKELNSLEGVVPSPTAWPPGCRFAPRCSFCWQPCLEQVPKTLTIAKHHVVRCHLYDPEIAPTSVGEVRS; translated from the coding sequence GTGAACAACCCTCTGCTAGTGGTCGAGAATCTGCGAACCTATTTTAGAACCCCCCAAGGTCTTTCGCGCGCGGTGGATGGAGTGAGCTTCACCATTGATGAAGGGGAGATCCTCGCTTTGGTGGGGGAGTCGGGCTGTGGGAAGTCTATGACGGCGCTCTCCATTCTTCAGTTGGTGCCGGAACCGGCGGGCTATATCGAGAGTGGGCGCATCCTCTTTCAAGGGGAAGATCTGCTCGACAGGACGTGGGAACAGATGCGCGAGATTCGCGGAAAAGAGATCGCGATGATCTTCCAGGAGCCGATGACCTCCCTCAACGGTGTCTTTACCGTGGGCGATCAACTGATTGAGGCGATGGCGGTTCATGGAAAACGCGGCAACTTGCGGGAGCGTGCCATTGAGCTGCTGGGCCGTGTGGGGTTGCCGGAGCCGGAGCGCGCGATGCGGCAATATCCGCACGAGCTTTCGGGCGGAATGCGACAGCGCGTGATGATCGCCATGGCGCTTGCCAACGAACCTAAACTCCTTCTCGCCGACGAGCCTACTACCGCCTTAGATGTGACCGTTCAGGCGCAGATACTTGATCTTTTGGCCGATTTGCAGAAGGAGACGGGCATGGCGGTGCTGTTGATTACCCATGACCTACGTGTGGTGGCGCGGCTGGCGCAGCGTGTGGCCGTGATGTATGCAGGCCAGATCGTGGAGCAGGCACCGGTGAAGGAGCTGTTCCAACATCCGCGTCATCCCTACACACAAGGGCTTTTTGCTTGTTTGCCATCACAAATGCGCAGAGGCAAGGAGCTGAACTCTTTAGAGGGTGTGGTGCCCTCACCCACGGCCTGGCCGCCCGGATGCCGCTTTGCTCCACGCTGTAGTTTCTGCTGGCAGCCGTGTTTAGAGCAGGTTCCAAAAACCCTCACCATTGCGAAACACCATGTGGTGCGCTGCCACCTATATGACCCGGAAATAGCTCCTACTTCCGTTGGAGAGGTGCGATCATGA
- the tilS gene encoding tRNA lysidine(34) synthetase TilS, producing the protein MTTADANAAVVEGLLNKVRKAITRYSMVQRGDTIVVGFSGGPDSTALLHALRLLQAEWDIRLVAAHLHHGLRGTEADEDLSWVIAHCEAFGLELRYERADVAARRRRLKLSLEQAAREMRYAFLQRVAKEEGASRIAVGHTLDDRVETVLMHLLRGAGMEGLVGFAAVQGPLIRPLYFVRREETKAFCAALEITPRCDSSNQSTEFLRNRIRLELLPLLKAYYSDHVEDALARMAELLAADNEVLESLAREKLKELAETPGPKTLMLSVERLRALPIGLQRRVLRQAIQEVRGSLQDVDFATIEAFLEGEEGLSTQLPVFMGRSVRLRVKAGKLYIEELRPQASAVPWQLELKVPGKTEIARNGWRVDAVFWEEERELEGILNKEEFTWGVLLDPNTLVFPLRVRSRRPGDRIEVKIENRLKHRKLQDIFVDAHIPKELRAEWPVVVDASDRVLVVPGLAHAADVVEVGPNLAKMDISVKNYRLVLRFEAPNAYR; encoded by the coding sequence ATGACGACCGCCGACGCAAACGCAGCCGTTGTGGAGGGTTTACTGAATAAAGTTCGTAAGGCCATTACTCGTTACTCTATGGTGCAGCGAGGAGATACGATCGTTGTTGGCTTTTCGGGCGGGCCTGATTCGACGGCGCTCCTGCATGCGCTGCGGCTGTTACAAGCAGAGTGGGATATTCGGCTAGTGGCAGCCCATTTGCATCATGGGTTACGCGGCACAGAAGCGGACGAGGATTTAAGCTGGGTTATTGCGCATTGTGAAGCCTTTGGTTTAGAGTTACGTTACGAGAGAGCCGATGTGGCAGCACGGCGAAGGCGTCTAAAGCTGTCGCTAGAGCAAGCGGCGCGCGAGATGCGCTATGCCTTTCTTCAGAGGGTAGCGAAAGAAGAGGGAGCAAGTCGAATTGCCGTTGGCCATACTTTGGATGATCGCGTAGAAACCGTGCTCATGCATCTTTTACGTGGGGCCGGCATGGAGGGACTTGTGGGCTTTGCTGCCGTGCAGGGGCCGCTCATTCGGCCCCTCTACTTTGTGAGGCGGGAAGAGACAAAGGCCTTCTGTGCTGCCTTGGAGATAACACCGCGTTGTGACAGCTCCAATCAGAGCACGGAGTTTCTGCGCAACCGGATTCGGCTGGAACTGCTGCCGCTTTTAAAGGCGTATTACAGTGACCATGTAGAGGACGCATTGGCACGAATGGCGGAGCTGCTCGCAGCCGATAATGAGGTTTTGGAGAGCTTGGCGCGAGAAAAATTGAAGGAGTTGGCGGAGACTCCTGGGCCAAAGACCCTCATGCTTTCGGTCGAACGCTTAAGAGCACTGCCGATAGGTCTACAGCGTCGGGTTCTGCGACAGGCGATTCAGGAGGTACGAGGTAGCCTGCAGGACGTGGATTTCGCAACCATCGAAGCATTTCTTGAGGGAGAAGAAGGTCTTTCGACGCAGTTACCCGTTTTTATGGGGAGAAGTGTGCGTTTGAGAGTAAAGGCAGGGAAGCTTTACATAGAGGAGCTTCGCCCCCAAGCCTCGGCAGTTCCCTGGCAGCTGGAGCTGAAGGTGCCGGGTAAAACGGAGATCGCTCGTAACGGTTGGAGAGTGGATGCTGTTTTTTGGGAAGAAGAGAGAGAGTTAGAAGGTATTCTAAATAAGGAAGAATTTACTTGGGGGGTGCTGTTAGACCCCAATACGCTTGTATTTCCACTGCGGGTGCGCTCCCGAAGGCCTGGGGATCGTATAGAAGTAAAGATTGAGAATCGGCTCAAACATCGCAAACTGCAGGACATCTTTGTGGATGCACACATCCCTAAAGAGCTGCGGGCAGAGTGGCCGGTGGTGGTGGATGCAAGTGATCGCGTACTGGTGGTTCCCGGCCTTGCGCATGCAGCTGACGTGGTGGAAGTGGGGCCGAACCTCGCCAAAATGGATATTTCGGTAAAAAACTATCGTCTAGTACTGCGTTTCGAGGCGCCAAATGCGTATAGATAA
- a CDS encoding ATP-binding cassette domain-containing protein, translated as MTFRPAPSPSAGDYLVVAQELCKDYPVRGRFWSKQWRRVVDHVSFEIRRGSTLALVGESGSGKTTVGLMLLDLIKPTAGQILYNGLPYSARSANERRALRREIQVVFQDPYSSLNARMNIREILTEGMVIHGIGANAREREERAAELLKQVSMSPDALDRYPHEFSGGQRQRIAIARALSVEPQFLVLDEPTSALDVSVQSQVLNLLCRLQRERNLTYLFISHNLDVVGYIAEEVIVMERGRIVERGAVEQVFTDPQHPYTRNLLQAIPSLDKVLSK; from the coding sequence ATGACCTTTAGGCCGGCGCCATCTCCCTCCGCAGGAGATTACCTAGTGGTGGCCCAGGAACTTTGTAAAGACTACCCGGTTCGTGGACGGTTTTGGAGCAAACAGTGGCGACGGGTGGTTGATCATGTGAGTTTTGAAATACGTCGCGGAAGCACGCTAGCCCTCGTTGGAGAGAGCGGCTCCGGAAAGACCACTGTGGGGCTGATGTTGTTGGATTTGATCAAACCGACGGCGGGGCAGATTCTGTATAACGGCCTGCCCTACTCGGCGCGCTCCGCGAATGAGAGAAGGGCCTTACGTAGGGAGATTCAGGTAGTTTTTCAAGATCCCTATTCCTCTCTCAACGCACGTATGAACATTCGCGAAATTCTCACCGAGGGAATGGTGATCCACGGTATTGGTGCCAACGCACGTGAACGCGAGGAGCGAGCTGCCGAGCTGCTGAAGCAGGTCTCTATGTCGCCGGATGCCTTAGATCGCTACCCTCACGAGTTTTCCGGTGGGCAGCGACAGCGCATTGCCATTGCTCGTGCGCTTTCGGTTGAGCCGCAGTTCTTGGTACTCGATGAACCTACAAGCGCCTTGGATGTTTCTGTGCAGAGCCAAGTGCTTAACTTGTTGTGCCGGCTGCAGAGAGAGCGTAACCTTACCTACCTATTTATTTCGCACAATCTCGATGTTGTCGGTTACATAGCGGAAGAGGTCATCGTAATGGAACGGGGTAGAATCGTGGAGCGGGGGGCTGTAGAGCAGGTCTTTACTGACCCGCAGCATCCCTACACACGCAACCTATTGCAAGCCATTCCAAGCCTTGATAAAGTTTTGTCAAAATGA
- a CDS encoding ABC transporter permease, which translates to MYDWLSWDNLVPFLVVGGLVIAIRLASRQPLWREAFRRLRRNRAAIVAVSVIALYGFVALLDSISWKSSVNAEPKTVLDRIFEMAHVRVERTYSAPFAKYTMGEVHPHRLRGFHLLGTDGTGNDVLYETLKGCRTALLIGGLSSLLVLPLAVILGMLAGYFGKIVDDIIQYIYTVVGSVPDILLIIALVLVLGRGVVNICIALAFTSWIGLCRLVRGETLKYRDREFVLAARALGASNTRILMKHILPNLLPVVIISIVLGFSGFVLYEPLLAYLGVGVGPDVGSWGNMIDAARIELTRTPVIWWNLASASGALFILVLAFNILGDALRDAIDPRLRSS; encoded by the coding sequence ATGTACGACTGGCTGTCATGGGATAACCTCGTTCCTTTCTTGGTAGTGGGTGGGCTTGTTATCGCCATCCGATTGGCAAGTCGTCAGCCGTTATGGCGAGAGGCGTTTAGGCGATTGCGACGCAACCGTGCGGCCATCGTCGCGGTAAGCGTTATCGCTCTCTATGGGTTTGTCGCTTTGCTTGACAGTATCTCTTGGAAGAGCAGCGTGAATGCCGAGCCTAAGACAGTGCTCGATCGCATTTTCGAAATGGCCCATGTTCGTGTAGAACGAACCTACTCGGCACCGTTTGCGAAATATACAATGGGTGAAGTGCACCCACATCGTCTGCGCGGTTTTCATCTGTTGGGGACGGATGGCACGGGCAACGATGTGCTTTATGAAACGCTCAAAGGCTGTCGCACGGCTCTGCTTATTGGAGGGCTTTCCTCCTTGCTTGTGTTGCCGTTGGCCGTTATTTTAGGGATGTTAGCGGGGTATTTCGGTAAGATCGTGGATGACATTATTCAGTACATTTACACGGTGGTTGGTTCTGTGCCCGACATTCTGCTGATTATAGCCTTGGTGTTGGTATTGGGAAGGGGTGTTGTGAACATCTGTATTGCCTTGGCTTTCACTAGCTGGATTGGGCTCTGTCGTTTGGTGCGTGGCGAGACGCTCAAGTATCGTGATAGAGAGTTTGTGCTGGCAGCAAGGGCCTTAGGCGCTTCAAACACGCGCATTCTTATGAAGCATATTCTGCCCAATCTGCTGCCGGTGGTGATCATTAGCATTGTGCTTGGGTTTAGTGGTTTTGTGTTGTACGAGCCGTTACTGGCCTATTTGGGTGTGGGCGTTGGGCCGGATGTAGGAAGCTGGGGCAACATGATAGATGCCGCGCGTATCGAGCTGACGCGCACACCGGTGATCTGGTGGAATCTTGCCTCGGCCTCCGGGGCCCTCTTCATTTTGGTTTTGGCCTTCAATATTTTGGGGGATGCCTTGCGCGATGCCATTGATCCCCGTTTAAGGAGCTCCTAA